One segment of Methanoculleus taiwanensis DNA contains the following:
- a CDS encoding UbiA family prenyltransferase: MRPPSPAGSDSTGDGTIQTLRALGDLTRAHFIVIWPLLFCSGLLLALDTYGGFSFRTLILAAFIGLFGFEAGLVLNDYIDRNLDRRDVDGTLTRYWRPFHERPLPSGKITSEAALRLFLLLAAAAAVLIAFLPYPHSLYVAGIMAYSYAAESFYQVKKRDQTVPIAQVLGRTDFALFPVAGYLVAGSPDTTALLYFLFFYPWTLAHLAVNDLADITNDRAKGMATIPVLYGMSGAARWVLLFTVAHGLLAVIFAWALGPIAAGGFALGFTLLILANYRILSGKTAGAAMRALPLFHASLLIYIVAIITAAVVP; this comes from the coding sequence GTGAGACCTCCTTCACCTGCAGGAAGCGATTCGACGGGCGACGGTACGATACAGACACTTCGGGCGCTCGGCGATCTGACGCGAGCCCATTTCATCGTTATCTGGCCTCTGCTCTTCTGTTCAGGCCTCCTGCTCGCATTAGACACCTATGGTGGCTTCTCCTTTCGGACGCTGATTCTGGCGGCGTTTATCGGCCTCTTCGGCTTTGAGGCCGGGCTTGTCCTCAACGACTACATCGACCGGAACCTCGACAGACGGGATGTCGACGGAACCCTTACGCGCTACTGGCGGCCGTTTCACGAGCGGCCGCTGCCGTCGGGGAAGATAACCTCCGAAGCGGCGCTCCGCCTCTTTCTGCTGCTCGCGGCCGCCGCCGCTGTCCTGATTGCTTTCCTTCCCTACCCGCACTCCCTGTACGTCGCCGGAATCATGGCGTACTCCTACGCCGCCGAGTCGTTCTACCAGGTGAAGAAGCGAGACCAGACGGTTCCCATCGCCCAGGTGCTCGGGAGAACGGACTTCGCACTCTTCCCGGTCGCCGGCTACCTCGTGGCGGGCAGTCCGGATACCACTGCCCTGCTCTACTTTCTCTTCTTCTATCCCTGGACGCTCGCACACCTTGCCGTCAACGATCTGGCGGATATCACGAACGACAGGGCAAAGGGAATGGCGACGATCCCGGTGCTCTACGGGATGAGCGGCGCGGCGCGGTGGGTGCTCCTCTTCACGGTAGCCCACGGGCTCCTCGCCGTCATCTTCGCCTGGGCTCTCGGGCCTATAGCCGCCGGCGGATTCGCCCTCGGATTTACCCTCCTCATTCTGGCGAACTATCGTATCCTGAGCGGGAAGACTGCCGGTGCGGCGATGCGGGCGCTCCCGCTCTTTCACGCCTCCCTGCTCATCTATATCGTCGCGATCATCACCGCTGCCGTGGTTCCGTAA
- a CDS encoding efflux RND transporter permease subunit — protein sequence MKSLFHLIADLINRRPLAVAAVFMLVFVIAIYGMGQTTMQTGSDTYIDKDTTRGALLDTYTDTFKSDAVMLLVESDNILDPETLAYLDRLQAEIAGARHVTGTSSIVDLVKQVNGGVLPTSEADIIAAKERVPAEQLNRFAPSNLMTVGIVTLEPGLTMEVKTEVLNDMESRIRLSDMPPGVKVTVSGDAAFSKQMSEEMGTSMGVLIGAAMLLMVLAVALLFGHVRYRFLPVFVVAAGLIMTFGIMGLVGIPISMVVIGAFPVLIGIGIDYAIQFQSRFDEEMQSSTIPQAVVTTVANSGPAIFYAMVATSLGFIAMWISPVPMVRDFGLICVIGVISCYLAALIIVPTFGTLIKYRPKATGGVAGGATMEVYDRFLGNVAGKIAKNPIPLIVILGIVAVAGVQLDSRIPINSDEETFVPSDMPAVVDLHKVSRVMGSTESMPIFVRGYGVTELDGLTWMKEFQDYELAHNDKITSATSIVTYVLQYNNGTMPATDREAAEVLERIPEATRDQYISGNTEAIIEFGLVEMENDVALSLVERMTDDIAWMSPPPGITATPTGMLEMFTNLMNDISESKTTMTLLGFGLILLFLIFVYRKFTAISPIIPIIFIVGWNGAIMFILGIDYSPMTATLGSMTIGVASEYTILIMERYQEERARGREKVEAIRQAVQKIGTAITVSGMTTVFGFSALLLSTFNIIKNFGVVTVITVGFSLIGAILVMPAVLSLMGRFSKSAPAGAAHEEQPTG from the coding sequence GTGAAGTCACTATTTCATCTGATCGCCGATCTGATCAATCGCAGGCCTCTGGCCGTAGCGGCAGTCTTCATGCTCGTCTTTGTCATCGCGATATACGGCATGGGCCAGACTACGATGCAGACGGGCAGCGATACCTACATCGATAAGGACACCACGCGGGGTGCTCTGCTCGATACGTATACGGATACGTTCAAATCCGACGCGGTGATGCTGCTCGTCGAGTCCGATAATATCCTCGACCCGGAGACGCTGGCATACCTCGACCGCCTCCAGGCGGAGATCGCCGGCGCACGGCACGTCACCGGAACATCGAGCATCGTCGATCTCGTCAAGCAGGTCAACGGAGGCGTCCTCCCCACCTCGGAAGCGGACATCATCGCCGCCAAGGAGCGCGTGCCCGCAGAACAACTCAACCGGTTCGCCCCGTCGAATCTGATGACGGTCGGTATCGTCACGCTTGAACCCGGCCTCACGATGGAGGTCAAGACGGAAGTGCTCAACGATATGGAGTCGCGGATCCGCCTCTCCGATATGCCGCCAGGCGTAAAGGTGACCGTATCCGGTGATGCCGCGTTCAGCAAGCAGATGAGCGAAGAGATGGGCACCAGTATGGGCGTCCTCATCGGAGCGGCCATGCTGCTGATGGTGCTCGCCGTTGCCCTTCTCTTCGGCCACGTCCGCTACCGGTTCCTGCCGGTCTTCGTCGTCGCTGCCGGCCTTATCATGACGTTCGGCATCATGGGACTTGTGGGTATCCCGATCAGTATGGTGGTCATCGGTGCGTTTCCGGTGCTGATCGGTATCGGGATCGACTACGCCATCCAATTCCAGTCCCGGTTCGACGAAGAGATGCAGTCCTCGACGATACCGCAGGCGGTCGTCACCACCGTGGCAAACTCAGGGCCTGCGATCTTCTACGCGATGGTGGCAACCTCGCTCGGCTTCATCGCCATGTGGATCTCGCCGGTGCCGATGGTGCGTGACTTCGGGCTGATCTGTGTCATCGGGGTTATCAGCTGTTACCTCGCGGCGCTTATCATCGTCCCGACCTTCGGTACCCTGATCAAGTACCGGCCGAAAGCCACGGGAGGGGTCGCCGGCGGTGCGACCATGGAGGTCTACGACCGCTTCCTCGGGAACGTCGCCGGAAAGATCGCGAAGAATCCGATACCTCTCATCGTTATCCTCGGTATCGTTGCCGTCGCTGGCGTCCAGCTTGACAGCCGGATTCCCATCAACTCCGACGAGGAGACCTTCGTCCCCTCCGATATGCCGGCGGTGGTCGATCTGCATAAAGTCTCGCGGGTGATGGGGTCGACCGAGAGCATGCCGATCTTCGTCCGCGGTTACGGGGTGACGGAGCTTGACGGCCTGACCTGGATGAAGGAGTTCCAGGACTATGAACTGGCGCACAATGACAAGATAACGTCCGCCACGAGCATTGTCACCTATGTTCTGCAGTACAACAACGGCACCATGCCCGCAACGGATCGCGAAGCGGCCGAGGTGCTTGAGCGTATACCGGAAGCGACGCGTGATCAGTATATCAGCGGCAATACCGAGGCGATAATCGAGTTCGGGCTCGTGGAGATGGAGAACGATGTCGCCCTCTCGCTCGTAGAGCGGATGACTGACGATATCGCCTGGATGAGTCCGCCGCCGGGCATCACCGCAACCCCGACAGGGATGCTCGAGATGTTTACGAACCTTATGAACGATATCTCGGAGAGCAAGACCACGATGACCCTCCTCGGGTTCGGGCTGATCCTGCTCTTCCTGATCTTTGTCTACCGGAAGTTTACGGCCATCTCCCCGATCATCCCCATTATATTCATCGTCGGCTGGAACGGCGCGATTATGTTCATCCTCGGGATCGACTACTCGCCGATGACGGCAACACTCGGGTCGATGACGATCGGTGTGGCCTCGGAGTATACGATCCTGATCATGGAGCGCTACCAGGAGGAACGTGCGCGTGGAAGGGAAAAGGTCGAGGCCATCCGGCAGGCCGTGCAGAAGATCGGAACTGCCATCACCGTCTCGGGCATGACAACGGTCTTCGGGTTCTCAGCCCTGTTGCTCTCGACGTTCAATATCATCAAGAACTTCGGCGTGGTGACGGTCATTACCGTCGGATTCTCGCTGATAGGCGCGATCCTCGTGATGCCTGCCGTCCTCTCCCTGATGGGGCGGTTCTCGAAGAGTGCCCCGGCAGGGGCGGCGCACGAGGAACAGCCGACCGGGTAA
- a CDS encoding fasciclin domain-containing protein: MAASIGEGNVTLNSSGNFIITPVNSSQPYIVSNVSVLGALQAGSEAGGFNYTVADDLPAERGYLTVTSIDEIENDLMNDTPMNWTYLINGEQATAGVAQKRVSDGDNVTFIYGSANDTQMMPEYTLTIFVSVTGGMAGNQTMGNVTGNQTMGNVTGNMTVVEVIDGEQNLTTLSAAINATNLTEPLSTGGPYTVFAPDDDAFDELGNETIEELLNDTENLTEILQYHVVEGNYTAEQLMEMVQQNMTGNQTMDGMGANMTQNQTMNQTDNMTQNQTMDQNMTGQQEGVMLQTLLGENLTITLNQTTDELMVNNATVVTPDLNASNGVVHIIDQVLMPPNMTTGNQTMDNMTGNQTADGNIPNITVTDQPIVNDSVIIKEAVAKRDNWVVIHADQNGAPGPVIGMALIARGVNDNITVQIETENATKTLYAMLHNDAGMKGVFEFPGSDRPETVMGEVVVQPFNVTMGNVTDNQTMDNVTDNQT, translated from the coding sequence ATGGCAGCGTCTATAGGAGAGGGGAATGTCACGCTGAACAGCAGTGGAAACTTTATCATAACGCCGGTAAACTCATCACAGCCCTATATTGTCAGCAATGTTTCGGTGCTCGGTGCACTTCAGGCCGGCTCCGAAGCGGGCGGTTTTAACTATACGGTCGCCGATGACCTGCCGGCGGAACGCGGATATCTTACCGTCACCTCGATCGACGAGATCGAGAATGACCTGATGAACGACACACCGATGAACTGGACATATCTGATAAACGGCGAGCAGGCCACTGCCGGCGTTGCCCAGAAAAGGGTGAGTGACGGAGACAATGTCACTTTCATCTACGGTTCTGCAAACGACACGCAGATGATGCCCGAGTACACTCTGACGATCTTCGTGAGCGTCACCGGGGGCATGGCCGGCAACCAGACCATGGGCAATGTAACCGGCAACCAGACCATGGGCAATGTAACCGGGAACATGACGGTCGTGGAGGTCATCGACGGGGAGCAGAATCTGACAACCCTGTCGGCGGCAATCAACGCGACCAACCTGACCGAACCGCTCAGCACCGGCGGGCCATACACCGTCTTCGCGCCGGATGACGATGCGTTCGACGAACTCGGCAACGAGACGATCGAAGAGCTGCTCAACGATACCGAAAACCTGACTGAGATCCTGCAGTACCACGTCGTCGAAGGGAACTACACCGCAGAACAGCTGATGGAGATGGTTCAGCAGAACATGACCGGGAACCAGACCATGGATGGCATGGGCGCCAATATGACGCAGAACCAGACCATGAACCAGACCGACAACATGACCCAGAACCAGACGATGGATCAGAACATGACCGGCCAGCAGGAAGGGGTCATGCTACAGACGCTGCTCGGCGAGAACCTGACGATCACACTCAACCAGACGACGGATGAGTTGATGGTCAACAATGCCACGGTCGTCACACCCGACCTCAACGCCAGCAACGGCGTCGTCCACATCATCGACCAGGTGCTCATGCCGCCGAACATGACCACCGGTAATCAGACCATGGACAACATGACCGGGAATCAGACAGCAGACGGGAACATACCCAACATCACCGTCACCGATCAACCGATAGTAAACGACTCCGTCATCATTAAGGAGGCCGTCGCAAAGCGTGATAACTGGGTAGTCATCCACGCCGACCAGAACGGTGCCCCAGGACCCGTCATCGGCATGGCTCTGATAGCTCGAGGGGTGAACGATAACATAACTGTCCAGATCGAGACCGAGAACGCAACGAAGACACTCTATGCCATGCTTCACAACGATGCAGGGATGAAGGGCGTCTTCGAGTTCCCCGGCAGCGACAGGCCGGAGACGGTCATGGGAGAGGTCGTTGTTCAGCCATTTAACGTGACCATGGGCAATGTGACCGACAACCAGACCATGGACAATGTGACCGACAACCAGACC